In the genome of Helicobacteraceae bacterium, the window AGTAATTGATGGCGAAGATTTACGAAAGCGAACTAAGATTCGCGACGAGCGACAAGCTGACCTTTTCGGATTCGGGAACGCCGAAACTGCTTTTTAAGCTGCCCGAAGGCGCGGTAATCGTCGGCTTAACGCGCAACGTTCAAGTCGCGTTTAACGGCACGTCTCCTACGTTGGCGCTGGGCGCGAGCGGATCGACGGCTGAATATCAAGCCGCTTCCGCGATTACGGCGATCGGCGGAACGTTCGCGCCCGTCGGCGCTCCAGTAAGCGCGAGCGGCGAAATCTGGGGCAAGATCGCCGCCTCCGCCGCTCCGAGCGCGGGCGAGCTGACGGTCGGCGCGATTTACGCGTTGCCGACAAAACGCCAAGCGGACTACTAAGATGGCTGTGTTTGCGCCTAATATCGTCGTTTTACGCTATCGCGGACAAACAAGCTATACGTTGCGCGTCGGGCGCGTAGGCGTTACGCTCAATAGCGGCGATTACGCGCTAATTGAACGCGCTAACGCCGCGCTTATCCTTCGGCGCAATCTGTTTGATCTGGTAGAGGGCGATCTTAAATTCGCGCCAAAATCCAAAGCGAAAAAGAAAACGCCTGATCAAGCCGAAGGAGAAACGCCAGACGGACAAGAGCAAACCGAAACGCCGAACGAAACGGACGCTGTTGGCGAAAACAAAACGATAGCCGCGAGCGAGAGCTAACGCGACTAAATCGACGCGAAAATGACGGGATTTGACTACGCCGCCTTATTGCGCCGCAAGCTAAACGATAGCGAAGGCGAGATAAGCGACGGCGAAATACTAGACGCGCTCAATCTGGGATTGCTAGAGCTTGGGCGCGAGCTATCCTATTGGCGCGAAACCTACGAGTTCGACGCTAACGAGGACGGGCAAACCGCGCTTCCAGATCGGTTTTTGTCGATTATCGAGGCGCGGCTAAACGATAAAAAACTAGAGATTAAATCCGCGAATTATAAGCCAGACGAACGCTCGATTGTTATCGACGGATTTTTTATCAAGACGCTACCAACGCCGCCGTTACTACAACTAGACCCGCCCGTCAACGCGAGCGCTTTACCTTTGCGCTATACAATCGAGTATATTACTTTCGCGCAGATTGGCGATCTACACGAAAACGTTCCAATCGCTTCGTCGATGAGCGATCTCTTAATCGCATACTGCGTTATGCAATTAAAAGAGCGCTATCAAGGCGAGAAGCCGTTAAACGAAATCAAGCTATGGACGGAGCTGTATCAGATGAAATTAGCCAACGTCAGAGCTAAGCTACGACCTCTATTGATAGGCAAAAACCTATCGACCAAACAAATTATTTGCTAAGGAGCTAGAAAATGACCGCCGCTACTTTGATGGACGACGCGGAGCTAATCGCGTCCCGCGCTAACGCCTCGATCGTTATAACCAATTCGCGCGCCGCTTTTACCAGAGGGCTAAAAGAGCTTGCTATTCCCCCAGCCGAAAAAGCGAAACTAATAGCGCAATTTGAACAGGCGTTTGGACTTGGGATATTGGAAAAGGCGATAAGCGCCGCGATGGATATAGAGCTTAAAAACGCGCAGGTTCAAGCGTCGTTAGCGCAAGCCGCAAACGCGCGCGCGCACGCGGAAGGATTTGAGAACAATCTTAGAGTTCAAGCGGCGACGGTATATGCCAACTACGCGGCGCTCGCGGCTAACAACAACATAATGACTAACGCCATAGCAAACAACATGAAAGAGCTTTGCAAATCTATCGTTAATAAAGACCATATTATCAATTGGCAGTAGCCGTGATTCCAATGAATCTGATTGTCGGCAAGGGCGGCGTATTTGAAGCCGTCGCTCGCGGTAATAGAGACGAGGCGAAGTCGAGCGGGCAAAATTATGATATTTGCCACGATCAGTGGCTAAGAAAAGGCAGAACGAAGAACCTAACGTACGCGGATTTGTCGAATAAAGTCGTCCGCGTTCCAAACGCTTGGCGCGAGTATTTCTGCGGCGGCTCTACTAGAAAAACGATAACGATTTGGGATAATAGCTTAACGCCCGCGCCGAACGTTAGCGGTGAAAGCGCATACTTTTTCCCCGTAGAGGGTCAATGCCGCGCCGAAACGGTTAGTAATATCTCGGCGATCGATAGTCGTTTCGCCGCGGGAAACGTTATTAGGTATTGCGATAAGGTTAATTGGCGCGCCGTCGCATCGGACATTATAGGCGGATTATTGCGTTGCGTTTGGAGCGACGGGAGCGTTACTTGGGCGGTTGCGTTTAATACTAACAACGCTATCGGCGCGGCGACAATCGGCGCGGGCGAAATTGGGATTGGCGACGACGACGAGCTACCGATGATAGGATCGGGCGCGGGTAGAAGTTTTACCGTTAGCGTAAAAAATGTTGTCGATAATAGTTACGCTTACGCTTATAGCGACGGGGTCGTCGGCGAGTTGTTTTTGCGCCCAAGAAACGCTTATCGTTGCGATATAGACGGCAATAGTCAAGATTGGGCGCTTGGCGACGGCGAAAAAATTTTCTTTGATCTAGGCAGAGGCTTGTGGGCTATCGTAACCGCTAGCGGTAAAATGACGTTGAAATCTTACGACGGCTATTTGTATTTCGGCGACGCTCCTAAATACGATTGGGCGGGACACGGCAATGTAATAGGCGATATTGCCTATGGAGATCGCTATCGAATAATAAACGGCAAGATAGAGTATTGGAGTTATAAATACAGATATACCAACGAATGGACGGGTTATTGGGATAATTCGACATATCCGCCGACATACAAATTTGAATTTCGATGGGATTGGCGATACCGTTGGGACAAAGAAGACCAAGCGGACGTAACGGCATATACGGGCGCGTTTATAGACATAATCGACGATAGCGTTATCAAGGGTTACGATTACAACGATTATAATAAGCTCGGCGTAGAGATGATTATCGGCTCGGAAGAGGTCGATTTTGATAGCTACGACAATAATATATTCGAGAGCGCGGAATTAGCGCCCGCGTATAACGCCGTTCCTACCTACGCTTCAAGCGGCTTTGTAACAAAAGAGACCAGAGCGGATATACATCAAACCAATCCCAATAAGGTCGCGCTTACGTTGGAGAAAGGCGAATATCTGCTCTACTGCTCTTTGCAAAGCGGAATAATAGGTTCAATAATCGTTATAACCAATTGGCGCGTCGCGATAATCGTAGGTAAGGATAAGCTGGTAAGCGGCGGCGATGGGGGGCTCGTCTCGGAGTTCGATCGTTGGTTTATTAAAACCGTATGGGCGTGGGACGCTTTAGGTAACGGACTGAATTGTAAAGTCTGGTTTTGTAGGCATTGGCTTCAGTTAATCCATATCGACGTAAGCGACGATCCGCCAAGCAGGGGTTTTTGGGAGACGTTTTTTCGATTTGTGATTATCGTCGTCGTAGTCGCCATCGCCGCCTACAGCGCATATACGGCGATTATCGCTTTGACGCAACTAGGGGCGATGGGAAGCGTATTGGGATTGGCGTGGGAAGTAGCCGTAGCGGGCGCGAAACTCTACAACGCCTACAACGCGCTAGAGTCGCTTAGCGGCGCGGACGCTCCCGAATCCATTCCGCCTACCTACGACGCGATAAACTCGGCAAGCAGCGTTAGCTTTGATTACGGAGCGGCTACGAATCCGTTTCAAGCGTCGTTTGATTTTCAGAGATATTTTAGTTTTTGATAAAGGTTGAATTAGGTAATATACCCATTGTGTTCGAGGTGGATGCCTCATGCGGAGGGTCGGGCGCAAGCTCGACCCTCTGTGCTTTTTACCCCCCAAAACGCCTTTCAACGATTCCCCTAACTAAGCGCCTTGTTTGAAGGTTACGGACGTTTGAGCGTTATGGTTTTCGATTATTTTTAATATATTTGTAAATGCCGCCGCCGTATGATTATAAGCGTGATAAATAGATAGAACAATATCTTGCAAATCTCGCTTTTCGCCTCCTTCAAGTTTCGTTATCTTTAATCCCATATCGGAGCATTTATCAAAATCGATGTGTCTTGAGTGGGATTTTGTTTCATTATGGTCGGAAAGTTCGCCGACAATTTTCTTTGCCTTATCGCTTGCGTTTGCGTCCGCCTTAAACATGCCGCTTATAAGCCATTCATAGGCGATCTCTCTTGCCCAAAGCATAGCGTTTTCGCACTCGCCAACGAAAGCGGGCGGATATTTTGATAAGATAGGAGACCAAACTTGCGCGTATAACGGATTATCACTAACGTCTTTTTTGGCTCGTTCAAACTCGGTTATAATACCGTGCGCGGACACGCCGTTAAAATGCGGGTCGATAGGACCCAAACTTGAATGCGCGCCCATTATTATTTCTTTAGCGGCGCAGGCGATCATTGTTCCCGCCGACATAGCCAATTGAGGAACTATAACGACGATATCGTCGCCGAATTGTTTTCGCAGATAACTTCCAATCGCTTCCGCCGCCGCAACATTTCCGCCCGGAGTATGCAGGATTAAGTCAAGACCTTGCTTTTTATCAATACTATATAGACAAGACATTAAAGCGTATATATCGTTATCGTTAATGCTACTATCGGCGTATTGCTCCGTTCTTTGCAGCCAAGCGGAATAATAAACGATTACGTTTCTATCTCTTAGATCGCGTAACTTCTTAAGATACTTGCGTCTAACTATATCAACCGGGTTGTTTTTGCCGTCGATCGCGCGTTTTATTTCGTCGAGGATTTCGGTTGAGCTTGGCATTGCTTGCTCGTTTTACTTTCCTCAGAAAACTGATTCGTGTAAACGCCTATGCGAATACCTTGCGGCTTCTTTAGCCAGTCGCCTCTATCGGCGCCCTGCTTTGCCGGTATGCTTTCTTGCGGCGATCGAGAACCGCCGAAAGTTTTATATATGCGTTCAATTTCACCTATTCCCATCGCCAAAGGGGCGCTTTTCGTATTATACATGTTTTGCTCCTTTTCTTTGTTAGGTCAAGAATATGCGTCTGTAGCAACAAACATTCCGCGTACATATCGCCATTATTATGGCGCTTTTTCACTTTGAAATCGGCGCTTTCGTTTCTTTTTGTGATTTTGACCCCTATTTTTCGCGTCTCGCATTTGGCAAACTGACATTTATTTAGGAGGCTAACTATGGCTATGGATTGGGCTGGACTAGGAAGCGTATTGCAAGGCGCGGGCGCGATTGGCGGCGCGTGGGCTAGTTACGACGCGGCGCAGAAAAACAACCGCATACAGAAAAAGATGTTGAAAGCCGAAGAGCAACGGCTTAACCGCGACCAAGCGGCTCAGCGCAATATGG includes:
- a CDS encoding ATP-dependent Clp protease proteolytic subunit: MPSSTEILDEIKRAIDGKNNPVDIVRRKYLKKLRDLRDRNVIVYYSAWLQRTEQYADSSINDNDIYALMSCLYSIDKKQGLDLILHTPGGNVAAAEAIGSYLRKQFGDDIVVIVPQLAMSAGTMIACAAKEIIMGAHSSLGPIDPHFNGVSAHGIITEFERAKKDVSDNPLYAQVWSPILSKYPPAFVGECENAMLWAREIAYEWLISGMFKADANASDKAKKIVGELSDHNETKSHSRHIDFDKCSDMGLKITKLEGGEKRDLQDIVLSIYHAYNHTAAAFTNILKIIENHNAQTSVTFKQGA